GCTGAGCTGTGAGAGGGGGCGTGCCGACCAAACTAACTCTGCTTTTTGCGCTTTATCATGGCCAAAAGCTTGCCGAAACAATAggagtgttgttttttttcggtGAAAGtagtttaggttttttttagggagagaagaagagttttttgtgttgtttaggGCAATTTCCGCGCTTTCGGATGAACTGCACCAGGTAAGCGGAGTGCGTCATGACTGTGGAGTGAGTAGGTTTTAAAGCTGTGATTGTGTGCAGAGTGTTTTCTATCAATACATTTTAAGAGCCGattctcttgtgtgtgtgtgtgtgtgtgtgtgtgtgtgtgtgtgtgtgtgtatatataaaattttgtgAGGGATAAGCATTACTTGCTGATGTATGCGAGTTTATAATCACTGCTGCTGTGACGTGAAACAAAACGCTATCAGCTCTGCAGACTTGTCTTGCCTCGTCACAGCTCGTGTTTAAAACAGCATCGATTAAATCAGCATATAACCTGATGACATAACTGCCACGCGAAGAATAAGCAAGAGGTTAGacttgaaagtaaaaaaaacaaacaagcattaCTATATTTGTCTTTTGTCTCATTGTctcaattttttaaagtttgttttacTAAACACGTggaatatacactgtatataacaaTTTGCAGGATGAGGCTGAAGATATTCCTTTTACATGATTGCATTGACCTTTTTCTTccaaaaattaacctgcacaacctttaaataaaatatattttttgcagaCTTTCTCACGTAGtctcaatttaatttaatgccttttttcttttttaaacagagtTTTGCACATCTTGAACCCTAGACCGATGCCATCTCCGATCATGCCTGTGGATGTGGCCATGAGAATCTGTCTGGCACACTCTCCGCCCCTTCGCAGCTTCCTTGGTTCCTACGAGCACTACAAGTCCCGAAACTTGGTCAAGCCTTTCAAACCACTGAGATCATGCATCAGCTCGAAGACTAAAGTGGAGGCCACCAACCGAGGATGGAAAAGTCCTAAAGGCAAAGCCAAGAAGAGAGTGGTTTTTGCTGACTCCAAAGGCATGTCGCTAACGGCAATCCACGTCTTTAAGGACTTTGAGGAAGACCCAGTGTTACCGTCAGACTTGCAGTTTGAAATGTCAGACTTGGAAAATGCCATTGTTGGCCTGAAAGTAGAGAAAGAGCAGAGTTTCGTTTTGGACTTCGCCCAGcctgcagcagactacctggACTTTCGGAACCGTCTCAAGAAGAACCTGGTGTGTTTGGAGAACTGCGTAATTCAGGACAAATCCCTCATGGGCACGCTAAAAGTTAGCAATGTAAGTTTTGAGAAGTCTGTTTATGTCCGGATTACGTTTGATTCATGGAAAAGCCACACGGACGTTCCTTGTGTGTATATGAACAATGTTTATGGGTGTGCAGACATTGACACCTTCTCCTTTACCATTGATCTGCCAAGTTCAGTGTTGCATGAAGATCGGGTGGAATTCTGCATCTCCTACCAAGCTAATGATGAGACACACTGGGATAATAACGACGGGAAGAACTACAGGTTGACGCATACAGATGATGATAGCAGGCAGACCAAACAAGCCACTCAGAAAACAGTGTATGAAAACGGAGGCACTAGCAAAAGGCCTGAGATGGAGTTTGATCAGTTCGGAAGTCCAAGGACCTCtactggtttctttccagaaTGGCAAAGTTGGGGGCGAATTGAAAACAACTCCCCCTACTGGTGAGGGTACATGGTGATGTAAAATGGTTtcaaaaaacatgttaaatcaCTTCTAGGAGGAGGTGCAAAAAGTGAAGTCAAGACGCTGTCTCAGAATTGATAGACGTAGTGAGATTACTTGTActagtaaatatatttaaaaagtcaaCATTAAAATGACGAAAAATGAAATGCTGAAGCCCATTACAATGACTATACTGGCTGTATTCCTCATTCATATAATCTGTCGAGTGTTCAAGATTTTGTCAGATTTTGAAGTGAGTTGATCTTTAGTCATTTTGAGTCAAATACTAATTATTTTAACACTATTCAATAAAGtcgattaaattattataattttttttcctctgtgcaCTAAAGCAATTCCAAAGTTGGAAGTGCTCTACCACAACACGTTTCTTGAAAAGAAATCCTCTTTTTCTGCCAGCCAAATCCCAAAATTGGCATTTTGGGGATCTTTTTCAAGAACAAGTTGCACATCAGAATTTTTACGATCGTGCAGTACTTTTCTGATGAATTTAATTTTGTACAGCAGGAGTTATTCTGTGAACTTGATTTGTGTGCAACACAGAGAGAGAATCCATTTTTCCCTGTGGTGACTCAAACACCATGCATTCAATCGATGAGAAACATTTCCTCCATTTGGAGTGTAGCTGTTTTTATGGATATGCTTCCATAAAAACAAGAATAGGGGAATTTGCACTGTGTAAGATGCCTTTAAACTAAATGCGCAAGTGGAATAATTTGGTACAGCATGAAGGTGCTTCATATTGAAGTTGATGTATTTTGTGGTACCGTTTTATTGGCCACTTTGCACAGCAGGAGCAATAATCTAAAATGTGTACATTATGGGCACCTGTGTAATATACTGCTGATCGTTAAGCATCATTATTAATGCACCTTTTCCTTCTCCTATTCTTTGCATTGCACATACAATTGACTTTGTCATGTCTCCCTTCCATCCCCCCCCCCgttttgctgctgtttttgATTATTCCAGTGTTTCTTTGCATTGTTTCATTACTGTTGGCAATGAAATAAGGGATATCGAATGTTACTAAAGCGAATGTTGCAAGCATTGGTAAGTGAAATAATTTCAATTATAAAATTGTGTGGAGAAATTTGGTCTTTATgactttgttttttgtgtttcttgtttGCTTCTTGTCTTCCATTAGTGGAGGGGGGAAAAAGACAGGTCAATGTGAATGATTGAATGCGAATCATTTTAATGCAAATGGCTCATGTTTGTTAGCTACagttatgtttattttagtgatggaaaaatgtatgtttgtataAAAGGGCTGGAAACTGGTGTTTTTCTACTGCAAGAAAGGGTGTTTGTCTGACTACTTATTTAATTCTGTGTTCCTTTTAGAAAGAAATTGAATAAATGCAATGTTTCTACCATGAAGATGTTCTGACTCAGTTACTTTAAAAGTAATCATGATGGGGAAcaaatttaagtttaaacaaGGATTTGAACCACAAGCAACAGTGAATGCAGACTATATCtatgttaatgtaaatattgCATATAAGTGAGTGCTATAAACACAAGTGCTACGGATAATCATAACCGTATTTGAAATGTTCGGTATACACACATGATCATCGGTTTAACACTGCCTTTAACACaaacttaataaacaaaaatgtaataactACTTGgcattttaaacatatatatttttttttctgttggaaAAATGGTTTCAAAATAGCCTCAGCTGTACTGAACTATTGctaaatataaaagtttatgCCATGAACACAGACAAGCAGAATGATGCAATCAGGGAAAAATACTTGAATGCATCCAAAAGCTAAATTACATGATAActatcaattatttttattctaatttcaCAATATAAAATTTGATGGCAATaccaaatgtaattatttaatcctATAATGttttaacactttaaatattGTCAATCAATGCCACCTCATTAGAGCAgtgcagattttattttaaatttttttgccaaGATATGTAAACTTTTAcacactgctgaccaaaaaaaagatttcactcAATCACCTTGATCACAGCTTTGATTACATGTATataatgtggtggccagttcatatgtgaaaatgattcctcatgctccttCACACgcaaccactctttcacaatttgagtcctggaatatgcctgttccaccagggaagaaaaactccattgagGTAGCCTGGTCATTAAATAGAGTAGATTAG
The DNA window shown above is from Clarias gariepinus isolate MV-2021 ecotype Netherlands chromosome 14, CGAR_prim_01v2, whole genome shotgun sequence and carries:
- the ppp1r3cb gene encoding protein phosphatase 1 regulatory subunit 3C-B isoform X3, giving the protein MPSPIMPVDVAMRICLAHSPPLRSFLGSYEHYKSRNLVKPFKPLRSCISSKTKVEATNRGWKSPKGKAKKRVVFADSKGMSLTAIHVFKDFEEDPVLPSDLQFEMSDLENAIVGLKVEKEQSFVLDFAQPAADYLDFRNRLKKNLVCLENCVIQDKSLMGTLKVSNVSFEKSVYVRITFDSWKSHTDVPCVYMNNVYGCADIDTFSFTIDLPSSVLHEDRVEFCISYQANDETHWDNNDGKNYRLTHTDDDSRQTKQATQKTVYENGGTSKRPEMEFDQFGSPRTSTGFFPEWQSWGRIENNSPYW
- the ppp1r3cb gene encoding protein phosphatase 1 regulatory subunit 3C-B isoform X1, producing MSNPYSLGRALGNFGLSAFAAARLPGCMTQKLCKCRVLHILNPRPMPSPIMPVDVAMRICLAHSPPLRSFLGSYEHYKSRNLVKPFKPLRSCISSKTKVEATNRGWKSPKGKAKKRVVFADSKGMSLTAIHVFKDFEEDPVLPSDLQFEMSDLENAIVGLKVEKEQSFVLDFAQPAADYLDFRNRLKKNLVCLENCVIQDKSLMGTLKVSNVSFEKSVYVRITFDSWKSHTDVPCVYMNNVYGCADIDTFSFTIDLPSSVLHEDRVEFCISYQANDETHWDNNDGKNYRLTHTDDDSRQTKQATQKTVYENGGTSKRPEMEFDQFGSPRTSTGFFPEWQSWGRIENNSPYW
- the ppp1r3cb gene encoding protein phosphatase 1 regulatory subunit 3C-B isoform X2, with translation MNCTRVLHILNPRPMPSPIMPVDVAMRICLAHSPPLRSFLGSYEHYKSRNLVKPFKPLRSCISSKTKVEATNRGWKSPKGKAKKRVVFADSKGMSLTAIHVFKDFEEDPVLPSDLQFEMSDLENAIVGLKVEKEQSFVLDFAQPAADYLDFRNRLKKNLVCLENCVIQDKSLMGTLKVSNVSFEKSVYVRITFDSWKSHTDVPCVYMNNVYGCADIDTFSFTIDLPSSVLHEDRVEFCISYQANDETHWDNNDGKNYRLTHTDDDSRQTKQATQKTVYENGGTSKRPEMEFDQFGSPRTSTGFFPEWQSWGRIENNSPYW